In the genome of Pempheris klunzingeri isolate RE-2024b chromosome 11, fPemKlu1.hap1, whole genome shotgun sequence, one region contains:
- the opn7b gene encoding opsin 7, group member b has protein sequence MGNASETFMLLSRISKDNDFLMGTVYIIFGVLSVLGNGILLFVAYRKKSSLKPAEFFVVNLAISDLGMTMTLFPLAIPSAYTHMWLFNKMTCTVYAFCGVLFGLCSLTNLTVLSCVCWLKVCCPNYGNKFSYCHARMLVAGVWCYAGVFAVGPLSGWGEYGPEPYGTACCINWHAPSQSSAAMSYIVCLFFFCYVVPCTVIFLSYTFILLTVRGSRQAVQQHMSPQNKITNAHALIVKLSVAVCIGFLTAWSPYAIVSMWAAFGNSASVPPMAFALAAIFAKSSTLYNPIVYLVFKPNFRKSLCRDVAQCRRTLCGCLCQHSSAQKGTCKQTHHKEECNSTRLSNGLPENHGTCRHCSGPEKVTGAKENFTDYSPQQTARILKGSQHSEVAVSQLSNELQSDFL, from the exons ATGGGAAATGCCTCCGAAACGTTTATGCTCTTGTCCAGAATATCAAAAGACAATGACTTCCTCATGGGAACTGTCTACATTATTTTTG GTGTGCTGTCGGTGCTGGGGAATGGGATCCTGCTGTTCGTGGCCTACAGAAAGAAGTCTTCCCTGAAGCCAGCAGAGTTCTTTGTGGTTAACCTGGCCATCAGTGACCTAGGCATGACCATGACTCTGTTCCCACTGGCTATCCCCTCAGCTTATACTCACAT GTGGCTGTTTAATAAGATGACTTGTACTGTCTATGCCTTCTGCGGCGTTTTGTTTGGCTTGTGTAGTCTGACCAACCTCACAGTGCTCTCCTGTGTCTGCTGGCTCAAGGTCTGCTGCCCAAACTACG GTAACAAGTTCTCCTACTGCCACGCCCGCATGCTAGTTGCTGGAGTCTGGTGCTACGCTGGAGTGTTTGCTGTAGGTCCCCTGTCGGGCTGGGGAGAGTACGGCCCTGAGCCTTACGGTACAGCATGCTGCATCAACTGGCATGCTCCCAGCCAAAGCTCTGCAGCTATGAGCTACATCgtctgcctcttcttcttctgctacGTTGTGCCCTGCACGGTCATCTTTCTGTCCTACACATTCATCCTGCTGACCGTCCGGGGCTCGCGCCAGGCTGTGCAGCAACACATGTCCCCGCAGAACAAGATCACTAATGCACATGCACTTATTGTTAAG CTTTCCGTGGCAGTTTGCATCGGTTTCCTGACAGCATGGAGTCCATATGCCATTGTTTCCATGTGGGCAGCATTTGGTAACTCAGCATCTGTGCCACCCATGGCTTTTGCTCTGGCAGCTATCTTTGCCAAGTCCTCCACCCTTTACAACCCTATTGTTTATCTGGTCTTCAAGCCCAACTTCCGCAAGTCCCTGTGTCGTGATGTGGCCCAGTGCAGAAGGACACTCTGTGGGTGCCTGTGTCAGCATAGCTCTGCACAGAAGGGAACTTGCAAGCAAACCCATCACAAAGAAGAGTGCAACTCCACAAGGTTGTCAAATGGGCTACCGGAGAACCACGGGACCTGCAGACACTGTTCTGGCCCTGAAAAAGTCACTGGTGCCAAGGAAAACTTTACAGACTACAGCCCCCAGCAGACAGCCAGGATACTTAAAGGCTCGCAACATAGTGAGGTAGCTGTCAGTCAGCTCTCCAATGAGTTGCAGAGTGACTTCCTCTAG